One part of the Panthera leo isolate Ple1 chromosome D4, P.leo_Ple1_pat1.1, whole genome shotgun sequence genome encodes these proteins:
- the LOC122205289 gene encoding uncharacterized protein LOC122205289, giving the protein MERGAPATPARPSRSPPTAVRADRASAGREELAARPFLTCFYRPIRSASPHVPQLVTGPGCVGRGPAALAAPPAEAGVRGEGKKLSPTLARTHSRTRLTREPCFHGHGAKARSRACPRLACSVGPSWPRPHGGEGLAPGGSRPVSSPAPCAGREREAVNTRKLQASSLAGSPSGGRACSGDVEGPGETPAGARGHLRVPATKALVTKKKKTSFPSGFT; this is encoded by the coding sequence ATGGAGCGCGGGGCCCCTGCCACGCCGGCCCGGCCCTCGAGGAGTCCTCCCACGGCCGTGAGGGCGGACCGTGCCTCCGCGGGCCGGGAGGAGCTGGCGGCGAGGCcttttttaacctgtttttaCAGACCCATCCGATCCGCGTCCCCACATGTACCGCAACTCGTGACAGGGCCCGGCTGCGTGGGGAGGGGTCCCGCCGCCCTGGCCGCACCGCCGGCTGAGGCCGGGGTgcgtggggaggggaagaagctgAGCCCGACACTCGCGCGCACTCACTCGCGCACACGGCTCACGCGGGAGCCGTGTTTTCACGGCCACGGAGCGAAGGCCCGCTCACGGGCTTGTCCGCGGCTCGCGTGTTCTGTGGGTCCCAGCTGGCCTCGGCCACACGGTGGTGAGGGTCTGGCCCCGGGGGGCTCCCGGCCGGTGAGCTCTCCAGCCCCGTGCGCTGGGCGCGAGAGGGAAGCCGTAAACACAAGAAAGTTGCAAGCGTCCAGCTTGGCCGGGAGCCCCTCCGGAGGCCGGGCGTGCTCGGGGGACGTGGAGGGGCCGGGCGAGACCCCCGCAGGGGCCCGGGGACACCTGAGAGTTCCTGCAACCAAGGCCTTGGTGACGAAAAAGAAGAAGACGTCCTTCCCCTCTGGTTTTACGTGA
- the KCNT1 gene encoding potassium channel subfamily T member 1 isoform X1, with amino-acid sequence MSDLDTEVLPLPPRYRFRDLLLGDPSFQNDDRVQVEFYVNENTFKERLKLFFIKNQRSSLRIRLFNFSLKLLTCLLYIVRVLLDDPALGIGCWGCPKQNYTFNASSSEINWAPILWVERKMTLWAIQVIVAIISFLETMLLIYLSYKGNIWEQIFRVSFVLEMINTLPFIVTIFWAPLRNLFIPVFLNCWLAKHALENMINDFHRAILRTQSAMFNQVLILFCTLLCLVFTGTCGIQHLERAGDNLSLLTAFYFCIVTFSTVGYGDVTPKIWPSQLLVVIMICVALVVLPLQFEELVYLWMERQKSGGNYSRHRAQTEKHVILCVSSLKIDLLMDFLNEFYAHPRLQDYYVVILCPTEMDIQVRRVLQIPLWSQRVIYLQGSALKDQDLMRAKMDNGEACFILSSRNEVDRTAADHQTILRAWAVKDFAPNCPLYVQILKPENKFHVKFADHVVCEEECKYAMLALNCICPATSTLITLLVHTSRGQEGQESPEQWQRMYGRCSGNEVYHVRMAESKFFREYEGKSFTYAAFHAHKKYGVCLIGLKREDKSILLNPGPRHTLAASDTCFYINITKEENSAFIFKQEEKQKKKGFSGQGLYEGSGRLPVHSIVASMGTVAMDLQNTECRPAQGGGGGGGGKLTLPAENGSGSRRPSIAPVLELADSSALLPCDLLSDPSEDEMTPSEDEGLSVAEYVKGYPPNSPYIGSSPTLCHLLPVKAPFCCLRLDKGCKHNSYEDAKAYGFKNKLIIVSAETAGNGLYNFIVPLRAYYRSRKELNPIVLLLDNKPDHHFLEAICCFPMVYYMEGSVDNLDSLLQCGIIYADNLVVVDKESTMSAEEDYMADAKTIVNVQTMFRLFPSLSITTELTHPSNMRFMQFRAKDSYSLALSKLEKRERENGSNLAFMFRLPFAAGRVFSISMLDTLLYQSFVKDYMISITRLLLGLDTTPGSGYLCAMKITEEDLWIRTYGRLFQKLCSSSAEIPIGIYRTECHVFSSSEPHDLRAQSQISVSVEDGPDTQDARGPWGARAGGSGGGGTHGRHSVGGDPAEHPLLRRKSLPWARRLSRKGPKPAGKAAAAEWASQQRLSLYRRSERQELSELVKNRMKHLGLPTTGYEDVANLTASDVMNRVNLGYLQDQMNDQQNTLSYVLINPPPDTRLEPNDIVYLIRSDPLAHVASSPQSRESSVGNKLASWHPETRDETQL; translated from the exons ggtcCAGGTGGAGTTCTACGTCAACGAGAACACCTTCAAGGAGCGGCTCAAGTTGTTTTTCATCAAAAACCAGAGATCCA GCCTGAGGATCCGGCTTTTCAACTTCTCCCTGAAGCTGCTTACCTGCCTGCTGTACATCGTCCGCGTCCTGCTGGATGACCCGGCCCTGGGGATCGGATG CTGGGGCTGCCCGAAGCAGAACTACACCTTCAATGCCTCGTCCTCCGAGATCAATTG ggcgcCCATCCTCTGGGTGGAAAGAAAGATGACTCTGTGGGCGATTCAG GTCATTGTGGCCATAATAAGCTTCCTGGAGACGATGCTCCTCATTTACCTCAGCTACAAA GGCAACATCTGGGAGCAGATCTTCCGAGTCTCGTTCGTCCTGGAGATGATCAACACGCTGCCCTTCATCGTCACG ATATTCTGGGCGCCCCTGCGGAACCTGTTCATCCCCGTGTTTCTGAACTGTTGGCTGGCCAAGCACGCTCTGGAGAACATGATC AACGACTTCCACCGTGCCATCCTGCGGACCCAGTCGGCCATGTTCAACCAGGTCCTCATCCTGTTCTGCACCCTGCTGTGTTTGGTCTTCACGGG GACCTGCGGCATCCAGCACCTGGAGCGCGCAGGGGACAACCTGTCCCTCCTCACGGCTTTCTACTTCTGCATCGTCACCTTCTCCACCGTGGGCTACGGTGACGTGACGCCCAAGATCTGGCCGTCCCAGCTGCTGGTGGTCATCATGATCTGTGTGGCCCTCGTGGTGCTCCCGCTGCAG TTCGAGGAGCTGGTGTACCTGTGGATGGAGCGGCAGAAGTCGGGGGGCAACTACAGCCGCCACCGGGCCCAGACGGAGAAGCACGTGATTCTGTGCGTCAGCTCCCTCAAGATCGACCTGCTCATGGACTTCCTGAACGAGTTCTACGCGCACCCCCGGCTCCAG GACTATTATGTGGTCATCCTGTGCCCGACCGAGATGGACATCCAGGTCCGCAGGGTCCTGCAGATCCCCCTGTGGTCCCAGCGGGTCATCTACCTCCAGGGCTCCGCACTCAAGGACCAGGACCTCATGCGAGCCAA GATGGACAACGGGGAGGCCTGTTTCATCCTCAGTAGCCGCAACGAGGTGGATCGCACGGCAGCG gaccaCCAGACCATCCTGCGCGCCTGGGCCGTGAAGGACTTCGCACCCAACTGCCCCCTCTACGTCCAGATCCTCAAGCCCGAGAACAAGTTTCACGTCAAATTTGCAG ACCACGTGGTGTGTGAGGAAGAGTGTAAGTACGCCATGCTGGCCCTCAACTGCATCTGTCCGGCCACGTCCACACTCATCACCCTGCTGGTGCACACGTCCCGCGGCCA GGAAGGCCAGGAGTCCCCAGAGCAGTGGCAGCGAATGTACGGACGGTGCTCGGGCAACGAGGTGTACCACGTGCGCATGGCGGAGAGCAAGTTCTTCCGGGAGTACGAGGGCAAGAGCTTCACCTACGCCGCCTTCCACGCGCACAAGAA GTACGGCGTGTGCCTCATCGGGCTGAAGCGCGAGGACAAGAGCATCCTGCTCAACCCGGGGCCCCGGCACACGCTGGCCGCCTCCGACACCTGCTTCTACATCAACATCACCAAGGAGGAGAACTCGGCCTTCATCTTCaagcaggaggagaagcagaagaaaaagggCTTCTCGGGGCAGGGCCTGTACGAAGGGTCCGGCCGCCTGCCCGTGCACAGCATCGTCGCCTCCATGG GGACCGTGGCCATGGACCTCCAGAACACGGAGTGCCGGCCGGCgcagggcggcgggggcggcgggggcggcaaGCTGACGCTGCCCGCGGAGAACGGCTCGGGCAGCCGGCGGCCCAGCATCGCGCCCGTCCTGGAGCTGGCCGACAGCTCGGCCCTGCTGCCCTGCGACCTGCTGAGTGACCCATCGGAGGACGAGATGACGCCATCGGAGGACGAGGGGCTGTCCGTGGCAGA GTACGTGAAGGGCTACCCCCCCAACTCGCCCTACATCGGCAGCTCGCCCACCCTGTGCCACCTTCTGCCTGTGAAGGCCCCTTTCTGCTGCCTGCGGCTGGACAAG gGCTGCAAGCACAACAGCTACGAGGACGCCAAGGCCTACGGCTTCAAGAACAAGCTGATCATCGTCTCTGCGGAGACGGCGGGCAACGGGCTGTACAACTTCATCGTGCCGCTGCGCGCCTACTACCGGTCGCGCAAGGAGCTCAACCCCATCGTGCTGCTGCTGGACAACAA GCCCGACCACCACTTCCTGGAAGCCATATGCTGCTTCCCCATGGTCTACTACATGGAGGGCTCCGTGGACAA CCTGGACAGCCTGCTGCAGTGCGGCATCATCTACGCCGACAACCTGGTGGTGGTGGACAAGGAGAGCACCATGAGCGCGGAGGAGGACTACATGGCCGACGCCAAGACCATCGTCAACGTGCAGACCATGTTCCG gctCTTCCCCAGCCTAAGCATCACCACGGAGCTCACCCACCCTTCCAACATGCGGTTCATGCAGTTCCGCGCGAAGGACAGCTACTCTCTGGCTCTTTCCAAGTTGGAGAAG AGGGAACGGGAAAACGGCTCCAACCTGGCCTTCATGTTCCGCCTGCCCTTCGCCGCGGGCCGTGTCTTCAGCATCAGCATGTTGGACACGCTGCTGTATCAG TCCTTCGTGAAGGACTACATGATCTCCATCACCAGGCTGCTGCTGGGCCTCGACACCACGCCAGGCTCCGGCTACCTCTGCGCC ATGAAAATCACGGAGGAGGACCTGTGGATCCGCACGTACGGCCGCCTCTTCCAGAAGCTGTGCTCCTCCAGCGCCGAGATCCCCATCGGCATCTACAGGACCGAGTGCCACGTCTTCTCCAGCTCGGAG CCACATGACCTCAGAGCCCAG TCCCAGATCTCGGTGAGTGTGGAGGACGGCCCGGACACGCAGGACGCGCGGGGGCCCTGGGGCGCGCGGGCGggaggcagcggcggcggcggcacccACGGCCGGCACTCGGTCGGCGGGGACCCCGCGGAGCACCCCCTGCTGCGGCGCAAGAGCCTGCCCTGGGCCCGGAGGCTGAGCCGCAAGGGCCCCAAGCCCGCGGGGAAGGCGGCGGCCGCCGAGTGGGCCAGCCAGCAGCGGCTCAGCCTGTACCGGCGCTCCGAGCGGCAGGAGCTCTCCGAGCTGGTCAAGAACCGCATGAAGCACCTGGGACTGCCCACCACCGGCTACG AGGATGTAGCAAATTTAACAGCCAGTGATGTCATGAATCGGGTAAACCTGGGATATTTGCAAG ACCAGATGAACGACCAGCAGAACACGCTGTCCTACGTCCTCATCAACCCCCCGCCTGACACCCGGCTGGAGCCCAACGACATCGT GTATCTCATCCGCTCCGACCCCCTGGCCCACGTGGCCAGCAGCCCCCAGAGCCGGGAGAGCAGCGTCGGCAACAAGCTGGCCTCGTGGCACCCGGAGACGCGGGACGAGACGCAGCTCTGA
- the KCNT1 gene encoding potassium channel subfamily T member 1 isoform X2 — MSDLDTEVLPLPPRYRFRDLLLGDPSFQNDDRVQVEFYVNENTFKERLKLFFIKNQRSSLRIRLFNFSLKLLTCLLYIVRVLLDDPALGIGCWGCPKQNYTFNASSSEINWAPILWVERKMTLWAIQVIVAIISFLETMLLIYLSYKGNIWEQIFRVSFVLEMINTLPFIVTIFWAPLRNLFIPVFLNCWLAKHALENMINDFHRAILRTQSAMFNQVLILFCTLLCLVFTGTCGIQHLERAGDNLSLLTAFYFCIVTFSTVGYGDVTPKIWPSQLLVVIMICVALVVLPLQFEELVYLWMERQKSGGNYSRHRAQTEKHVILCVSSLKIDLLMDFLNEFYAHPRLQDYYVVILCPTEMDIQVRRVLQIPLWSQRVIYLQGSALKDQDLMRAKMDNGEACFILSSRNEVDRTAADHQTILRAWAVKDFAPNCPLYVQILKPENKFHVKFADHVVCEEECKYAMLALNCICPATSTLITLLVHTSRGQEGQESPEQWQRMYGRCSGNEVYHVRMAESKFFREYEGKSFTYAAFHAHKKYGVCLIGLKREDKSILLNPGPRHTLAASDTCFYINITKEENSAFIFKQEEKQKKKGFSGQGLYEGSGRLPVHSIVASMGTVAMDLQNTECRPAQGGGGGGGGKLTLPAENGSGSRRPSIAPVLELADSSALLPCDLLSDPSEDEMTPSEDEGLSVAEYVKGYPPNSPYIGSSPTLCHLLPVKAPFCCLRLDKGCKHNSYEDAKAYGFKNKLIIVSAETAGNGLYNFIVPLRAYYRSRKELNPIVLLLDNKPDHHFLEAICCFPMVYYMEGSVDNLDSLLQCGIIYADNLVVVDKESTMSAEEDYMADAKTIVNVQTMFRLFPSLSITTELTHPSNMRFMQFRAKDSYSLALSKLEKRERENGSNLAFMFRLPFAAGRVFSISMLDTLLYQSFVKDYMISITRLLLGLDTTPGSGYLCAMKITEEDLWIRTYGRLFQKLCSSSAEIPIGIYRTECHVFSSSEPHDLRAQSQISVSVEDGPDTQDARGPWGARAGGSGGGGTHGRHSVGGDPAEHPLLRRKSLPWARRLSRKGPKPAGKAAAAEWASQQRLSLYRRSERQELSELVKNRMKHLGLPTTGYDQMNDQQNTLSYVLINPPPDTRLEPNDIVYLIRSDPLAHVASSPQSRESSVGNKLASWHPETRDETQL; from the exons ggtcCAGGTGGAGTTCTACGTCAACGAGAACACCTTCAAGGAGCGGCTCAAGTTGTTTTTCATCAAAAACCAGAGATCCA GCCTGAGGATCCGGCTTTTCAACTTCTCCCTGAAGCTGCTTACCTGCCTGCTGTACATCGTCCGCGTCCTGCTGGATGACCCGGCCCTGGGGATCGGATG CTGGGGCTGCCCGAAGCAGAACTACACCTTCAATGCCTCGTCCTCCGAGATCAATTG ggcgcCCATCCTCTGGGTGGAAAGAAAGATGACTCTGTGGGCGATTCAG GTCATTGTGGCCATAATAAGCTTCCTGGAGACGATGCTCCTCATTTACCTCAGCTACAAA GGCAACATCTGGGAGCAGATCTTCCGAGTCTCGTTCGTCCTGGAGATGATCAACACGCTGCCCTTCATCGTCACG ATATTCTGGGCGCCCCTGCGGAACCTGTTCATCCCCGTGTTTCTGAACTGTTGGCTGGCCAAGCACGCTCTGGAGAACATGATC AACGACTTCCACCGTGCCATCCTGCGGACCCAGTCGGCCATGTTCAACCAGGTCCTCATCCTGTTCTGCACCCTGCTGTGTTTGGTCTTCACGGG GACCTGCGGCATCCAGCACCTGGAGCGCGCAGGGGACAACCTGTCCCTCCTCACGGCTTTCTACTTCTGCATCGTCACCTTCTCCACCGTGGGCTACGGTGACGTGACGCCCAAGATCTGGCCGTCCCAGCTGCTGGTGGTCATCATGATCTGTGTGGCCCTCGTGGTGCTCCCGCTGCAG TTCGAGGAGCTGGTGTACCTGTGGATGGAGCGGCAGAAGTCGGGGGGCAACTACAGCCGCCACCGGGCCCAGACGGAGAAGCACGTGATTCTGTGCGTCAGCTCCCTCAAGATCGACCTGCTCATGGACTTCCTGAACGAGTTCTACGCGCACCCCCGGCTCCAG GACTATTATGTGGTCATCCTGTGCCCGACCGAGATGGACATCCAGGTCCGCAGGGTCCTGCAGATCCCCCTGTGGTCCCAGCGGGTCATCTACCTCCAGGGCTCCGCACTCAAGGACCAGGACCTCATGCGAGCCAA GATGGACAACGGGGAGGCCTGTTTCATCCTCAGTAGCCGCAACGAGGTGGATCGCACGGCAGCG gaccaCCAGACCATCCTGCGCGCCTGGGCCGTGAAGGACTTCGCACCCAACTGCCCCCTCTACGTCCAGATCCTCAAGCCCGAGAACAAGTTTCACGTCAAATTTGCAG ACCACGTGGTGTGTGAGGAAGAGTGTAAGTACGCCATGCTGGCCCTCAACTGCATCTGTCCGGCCACGTCCACACTCATCACCCTGCTGGTGCACACGTCCCGCGGCCA GGAAGGCCAGGAGTCCCCAGAGCAGTGGCAGCGAATGTACGGACGGTGCTCGGGCAACGAGGTGTACCACGTGCGCATGGCGGAGAGCAAGTTCTTCCGGGAGTACGAGGGCAAGAGCTTCACCTACGCCGCCTTCCACGCGCACAAGAA GTACGGCGTGTGCCTCATCGGGCTGAAGCGCGAGGACAAGAGCATCCTGCTCAACCCGGGGCCCCGGCACACGCTGGCCGCCTCCGACACCTGCTTCTACATCAACATCACCAAGGAGGAGAACTCGGCCTTCATCTTCaagcaggaggagaagcagaagaaaaagggCTTCTCGGGGCAGGGCCTGTACGAAGGGTCCGGCCGCCTGCCCGTGCACAGCATCGTCGCCTCCATGG GGACCGTGGCCATGGACCTCCAGAACACGGAGTGCCGGCCGGCgcagggcggcgggggcggcgggggcggcaaGCTGACGCTGCCCGCGGAGAACGGCTCGGGCAGCCGGCGGCCCAGCATCGCGCCCGTCCTGGAGCTGGCCGACAGCTCGGCCCTGCTGCCCTGCGACCTGCTGAGTGACCCATCGGAGGACGAGATGACGCCATCGGAGGACGAGGGGCTGTCCGTGGCAGA GTACGTGAAGGGCTACCCCCCCAACTCGCCCTACATCGGCAGCTCGCCCACCCTGTGCCACCTTCTGCCTGTGAAGGCCCCTTTCTGCTGCCTGCGGCTGGACAAG gGCTGCAAGCACAACAGCTACGAGGACGCCAAGGCCTACGGCTTCAAGAACAAGCTGATCATCGTCTCTGCGGAGACGGCGGGCAACGGGCTGTACAACTTCATCGTGCCGCTGCGCGCCTACTACCGGTCGCGCAAGGAGCTCAACCCCATCGTGCTGCTGCTGGACAACAA GCCCGACCACCACTTCCTGGAAGCCATATGCTGCTTCCCCATGGTCTACTACATGGAGGGCTCCGTGGACAA CCTGGACAGCCTGCTGCAGTGCGGCATCATCTACGCCGACAACCTGGTGGTGGTGGACAAGGAGAGCACCATGAGCGCGGAGGAGGACTACATGGCCGACGCCAAGACCATCGTCAACGTGCAGACCATGTTCCG gctCTTCCCCAGCCTAAGCATCACCACGGAGCTCACCCACCCTTCCAACATGCGGTTCATGCAGTTCCGCGCGAAGGACAGCTACTCTCTGGCTCTTTCCAAGTTGGAGAAG AGGGAACGGGAAAACGGCTCCAACCTGGCCTTCATGTTCCGCCTGCCCTTCGCCGCGGGCCGTGTCTTCAGCATCAGCATGTTGGACACGCTGCTGTATCAG TCCTTCGTGAAGGACTACATGATCTCCATCACCAGGCTGCTGCTGGGCCTCGACACCACGCCAGGCTCCGGCTACCTCTGCGCC ATGAAAATCACGGAGGAGGACCTGTGGATCCGCACGTACGGCCGCCTCTTCCAGAAGCTGTGCTCCTCCAGCGCCGAGATCCCCATCGGCATCTACAGGACCGAGTGCCACGTCTTCTCCAGCTCGGAG CCACATGACCTCAGAGCCCAG TCCCAGATCTCGGTGAGTGTGGAGGACGGCCCGGACACGCAGGACGCGCGGGGGCCCTGGGGCGCGCGGGCGggaggcagcggcggcggcggcacccACGGCCGGCACTCGGTCGGCGGGGACCCCGCGGAGCACCCCCTGCTGCGGCGCAAGAGCCTGCCCTGGGCCCGGAGGCTGAGCCGCAAGGGCCCCAAGCCCGCGGGGAAGGCGGCGGCCGCCGAGTGGGCCAGCCAGCAGCGGCTCAGCCTGTACCGGCGCTCCGAGCGGCAGGAGCTCTCCGAGCTGGTCAAGAACCGCATGAAGCACCTGGGACTGCCCACCACCGGCTACG ACCAGATGAACGACCAGCAGAACACGCTGTCCTACGTCCTCATCAACCCCCCGCCTGACACCCGGCTGGAGCCCAACGACATCGT GTATCTCATCCGCTCCGACCCCCTGGCCCACGTGGCCAGCAGCCCCCAGAGCCGGGAGAGCAGCGTCGGCAACAAGCTGGCCTCGTGGCACCCGGAGACGCGGGACGAGACGCAGCTCTGA